A part of Capsicum annuum cultivar UCD-10X-F1 chromosome 6, UCD10Xv1.1, whole genome shotgun sequence genomic DNA contains:
- the LOC107874650 gene encoding fatty acyl-CoA reductase 3-like, which produces MESRTIHPFLEDKTLLITGATGFLAKLLVEKILRVQPNVKKLYLLIRASDNNSAKERFTHEVVRSELFNVIKEKMGTVNLYSLVQEKVFVISGDVSYENMGITNSELREKMHKEIDIIINSAATTNFYERYDTAMNVNVVGAMNVLTFAKCCTKLKMLLHVSTAYVCGKATGVLSEKPFVMCETINENSYLDMDVERSVLANKLKELEALNATPKEVTKAMKELGIQRAKLHGWQNTYSFTKAMGEMVLGHLKENLQLVIIRPTIITSTFKEPFPGWIEGVRTVDSFIVAYGKGVLKFYYGDPNSKLDVIPGDMVVNSILAAAIVHENQYSQEVVIYHISSSSRDPLKNADIMYFTFQYFTKNPWVNKDGKPIKVRAPLRPFSSKASFHKHVSTHYLPLLKMLKFVNLVSCHFFDKTYRNMKRKIYTAIRLSELYEPYVFFYGSFDDVNTEKLRLAMKKINMDEVLNFDPRCIKWEDYLMNTHIPGVVKYLF; this is translated from the exons ATGGAATCACGTACGATTCATCCCTTCCTTGAAGACAAGACTCTTCTCATTACCGGTGCCACCGGTTTCCTCGCTAAGC TTCTTGTTGAGAAGATACTTCGTGTTCAACCAAATGTGAAAAAACTCTACCTTCTCATTAGAGCTTCGGACAACAACTCCGCCAAAGAACGCTTCACTCATGAG GTCGTGAGGTCTGAATTATTCAATGTTATAAAAGAAAAGATGGGTACTGTAAACCTCTACTCTCTTGTTCAGGAGAAGGTCTTTGTAATATCAGGTGATGTTTCATACGAAAATATGGGAATCACCAACTCCGAATTAAGAGAGAAAATGCACAAAGAAATAGATATAATAATAAACTCAGCTGCAACGACCAACTTTTATGAAAG ATACGATACTGCAATGAATGTCAACGTAGTTGGTGCCATGAATGTCCTCACATTCGCCAAGTGTTGTACAAAACTAAAAATGCTTCTTCATGTGTCTACCG CTTATGTTTGTGGCAAAGCAACAGGAGTTTTATCAGAAAAACCATTTGTTATGTGTGAGACAATCAATGAAAACTCTTATTTGGATATGGATGTGGAAAGAAGTGTGCTAGCAAACAAACTTAAGGAACTTGAAGCTCTAAATGCAACGCCAAAAGAAGTTACAAAAGCCATGAAAGAACTTGGCATTCAAAG GGCAAAATTACATGGATGGCAAAACACATATAGCTTCACAAAAGCAATGGGAGAGATGGTTTTGGGACATTTGAAGGAGAATCTACAACTCGTTATCATACGTCCAACAATTATAACTAGTACATTCAAAGAGCCTTTTCCTGGATGGATTGAAGGAGTGAG AACAGTAGATTCATTTATTGTTGCTTATGGAAAAGGTGTTCTAAAATTCTACTATGGTGATCCTAACTCAAAACTTGATGTG ATTCCGGGTGACATGGTGGTGAACTCAATTCTTGCAGCGGCTATAGTACATGAAAATCAGTATTCTCAAGAAGTAGTTATTTACCACATCAGCTCTTCTTCGAGAGATCCTCTAAAAAATGCAGATATAATGTATTTCACGTTTCAATACTTCACGAAAAATCCATGGGTTAACAAAGATGGAAAACCCATCAAAGTGAGGGCTCCTTTGCGTCCATTTAGCAGCAAGGCTAGCTTTCACAAACATGTGTCAACTCATTATTTGCCACTGTTAAAG ATGCTGAAGTTTGTGAATCTAGTGTCATGTCATTTCTTTGACAAAACCTACAGGAATATGAAAAGGAAGATATATACGGCTATACGTTTATCTGAATTGTACGAACCCTACGTATTTTTCTATGGAAG CTTTGATGATGTTAATACTGAAAAATTAAGATTGGCAATGAAGAAAATCAACATGGATGAAGTGCTCAATTTTGATCCACGTTGCATCAAATGGGAAGATTACTTGATGAATACTCATATTCCTGGAGTTGTGAAGTACTTGTTCTAG